tggtgaggggttttacagccttaaaacatgtataataatattaaaaaataaagctgactacttcgcagATTTCGCCTAATGCGGGATAttataaacgagggactactgtataccATTTTCTTGTCCAGAGGTTCATTCTACATTATCATTTAGACAATgggtgtcaaattcattttagttcaggggccgaatACGGCCCAGTGTTGGGTTGTAAGGGCCACAAATTATAGGAGGGGAAAAAATGCCATTCCAACATTAttggattattattatgaacAATAAAGTGTAAGGCACCAACATGTCCAATCAATAAGTAACAGATACCAGTCGCTGCAGGATTCTCACTgaaatttctttgattttgtgaccatttaaaaaaaaattaatttgggtATTTTTTCTCCCAAATAATTTCAGtaaaattgaaagattttgaaaaggaaaagtgAGTTGcactgaatttgtgtatttggagggactgagatataaaaattgaattaattggtaatttacacaacgaTGAATGATTTCTCTGTCTTTGTCAGGGTTCCCGCGAAAGAATCCTTTGAATTAAAAAGTCTTaataaaaaggcattaaattcatgaagcTAATGTCTTAAATTAATGTTTCGTAAGTCTTACATTGTAACTAGTAACCgtaatgattgtaattagtctcacatttcaaaataaatggtaacattgtttttaatatacGGTATATATGTTACCGTAACATGGTGCAGTCAGGACAGTGGAACCAACTGCAAACAAtgaaaattgcctgtccaatgaagatttttcttaatggctttTCATAAtggtttttgtattattattgttgttttctatatttctggctatttttgtagtcatcttgtgtgtttagagttattttgattgtttttgtgtatttttgtgtgtttattttgggggctgccagttgcacgtctgcactagacactggggaaaaaaaaggatcctaaccctatgtaattggcattttttccccctaattgtGTTTACTGCTAAGTTGAtcttaaatgtaatttcaaatggcaacaaaaagacTTGAATTtgatttgactgaagctgtaggaaccctatTCTTTACTTTCTTCTGCAGGCCCAAATTGGTGGCTTTAAACGGCCGGGATTTGGTCCTCGGCCTTGATTTGAACAATGTGATTTAGGCGTTTATTTTGCACTTAGTTATATTTtgtacttgtgtgtttttgtcgtgtgcagaggaagaggaggtggaTAAAATGATGGAGCAAAAGAtgaaagaagaggaagagagaAAGAGGACAAAAGAAATCGAGGAGAGGATGTCGTTGGAGGAAACCAAAGAACAGGTTGGAAGTAGAGCCGGACAGATACGGGGTTATTAGGGCTAATGTATCTGTCAATAACTGATATATCAGTTGATAGCCAATTTATCGACCGCtatatgaaataagaacatCCATATACACAGGATGTATACCGTGCATGaacaaaatatgattttaagacaaagaagcaaaacactcacatgtttttacattttctattatttaattAGTAACACAACATAAGGACAGTAAAGCTACTGATGAATAAGAAAAAGCAAACTTGTACAAATTATATTTATGGAAtacaatgtcaaaaataaaataaataaataaaatataataaaagttaatacATCAATTACATACCGTATTTTCTACCATATATGTCGCTACAAAAGACGCAAAACActtgtaaattaaaaacaatagataatttttatttattatttagtaaCTCTGTCAACAAAAGTACTGTAAAGTcactgataaataagaaaaggtAAACTTATACAAACTATTTTCtgaatacaatgtaaaaaaaaaaatagatatgtaacaaagtttaaaaaatcagTTGCATCCCAGGTTTTCCGCTGCTACTTTTTTCATTTAGAATTGGATTTTTCAGTAAGTTGGCACACGTGTCCAGTAAACGCAGCTTTTGGAGGGAAAACTGTGTACTGGTGTGATGATTAAACTGGGACAGCCACTGTACATCTGCAATTTGGGGATTTTGACAGgaatattgttctttttttttttggaaagtgATGCACTCTATACCACAAATAGTACTGTATTTTAGACCGAGCGATTAACCGGTTATAGATGAATCGGCTGCACTGATTTCTAGTTGTGTCTGATGTATTGGTCAGGTGATGAAGATGGGTGAGAAACTCCAGGGACTCCAAGAGGAGAAACATCAGCTCTTCTTACAGCTCAAGAAAGTTCTTCACGAGGAAGAAAAGCGGCGCAGAAAGGAGCAAAGGTAACGCTAATGGTTTCAATTGTAAGTTTGTGTGTTGTGTAATAACTGTTGTctcataataatgtgttatttCCTGTAGTGACATCACCACGTTGACCTCAGCCAGCTACCAGCCCAGTCTGCCCATGCATGCAGGACAGCATCTGCTCAGCATACAAGGTGAGACTTTGACTGGAAAAGCTTTTAGCGTTCAGACTTATTGATTTAATAATGCTTTTATCCTTCAGGTAATCCAGTCGGCCACAGTCGAACTGGTGCTCTGCTGGGGGAACGAAGTAAACAGCTGTTTCCAGCTGCTGTGCTCCCAGTAAgtgaaacattttttacaaatcaaatggattaaaaaatgtaGATTTGCTGTTGTGCGAGTgaactttcttctttttcaggCTCGTCATTATCAGACGCCGAGCTTCAGCTCAGGCTCTGCAGAGCACGGACAGTTCAGCGGGGGTCAGGGGGTTCATGAGCCCTACGGCGTGGCTCAGGCCCAGCATTCATCAACCTATGCCCCTGGACCATCAGTCCCAGTCAGTTTTGCGAGTAGCTCTCAGATAAGAGGTAAGAAACGTCAGACTCTGAGAAACTATCTCTGtctttttatttacagtgtATCAGGTCATTTAAggttttctctccttttttttccaGGTGCGTCTGCATTTCAGGCGATGCAGTACCTTCCTCATCAGCAGGCTGGTTACCCTGTCCACGGTCACTTCACCTCCCAGCCTGGTAACCTCTGTCATTCCCATGTTTTACATGAAAAGTTCACAGACTCTTCTAACTATTGGTCAGCGGTGTAATTAGTTGTTATTTTTTCTAAGGATACATCCCAGGAGCAGGAATCCCTCTGCAGAAACAGCTTGAACATGCTAACCAACAATCTGGCTTCACCGATGCAGTAAGACTGATTTTATAATACGATGATTTCAGTAATTATGGAAATTATAaagcaaaaaaccaaaaaaagataCAGCATCggggtgtatttttttgtatcgaTTTCCTCAGATTAATTACAAAGATGTGTTAAAGTCATTAAGgtcatttttctgttgttgtgttgtttccCAGGGTGCTTTGAGGCCAATGCACCCCCCAGCCATGCATCCGTCTGCATCAGGCCTCCTTCCAACCCCCTCCATGGCAGTGCAGATTCCCACTGCAAAGGTGAGcgctagaaaaataaaatacagtaaacagcATCTGGAAGTTACTTTTGcatctgtgattttattttgtaacacTGTAAATAATTCAATCATTTCAATAAGAATTGCAATCTAGGTTAGGGTGTAAGAATCGACttggcgatatattgcgatatgtCACATCGTGATAATCATATCGAtcccaaaaatgtccaaaatcgatatttttaatcatgttttttaatgaaaggaAACATTTAACGTATTAGCAcataaacgcccggtcactaggtgtcagtgaaccacatcagaccttctTAAACTATTTCACTACggaatgcattttagcttttacatcagttgcactttattttcactttaatagatgtatgtggttacttttttaaaataatttaaccaCAGTcggtcaggagatcaaagtacatttcctgcaaaaagttgtctgaataaattaaaccttaagaTATTAATTcaaaaaagataacaaaatgaacttgctggaattagaatcagaatctgttgtagaagcaaaagttaaacttttttgaaaaatgcagAGTGTTTAGCTAGTGCTAGTTCTCAACTCCTGTCCCTGGTTGAGCTTTTCCCTAcatacaaaatgtataaaagcacAATCTTAAACCCATATTAACGTGTTTACTTATTGGCTTTATATTGTGTTGTTTACTATCGTGATTAGGGTTGGGATAAACGACTAATCAagcgattattttttcgatgCATTGATTAATCtaactatttatttttccagttcgattcgattatctccccattaattgactaaaagtaatttatacatgtttatttacatatctaaaatgaaaaaaaaaaacatgaattctttaacattgcaatatatgtttattgctcttcaactcaaaattccaaaataaagttcaaataagaatataaaagtacaaaataatgcattcagagtcagaggtagcattcaataaaaaaaataaaaaggcagtgggagTCGGCAGACTGTCATGGTGTCATTCCTGAACCAACagaatttaagatttatgttgaaaacgTGCGTGTGCTGCTGCCGCTGATGTCACGGCGCGTGTTTCCTAGTTGTCGCTTCGACGCGCTGCCGTCCAGTCACACAtgggataaaggacgagggttacggggaacagctaccttcgaCAAACAAGTGCGTgtcttcactgccttgcacttttgaaactctGAGGAGCCACTCACGTTAGTTATGCCACAATCTTTGTTTTA
This window of the Gouania willdenowi chromosome 18, fGouWil2.1, whole genome shotgun sequence genome carries:
- the gps2 gene encoding G protein pathway suppressor 2 isoform X1, encoding MPALLERPKLSNAMARALHKHIMRERERKRQEEEEVDKMMEQKMKEEEERKRTKEIEERMSLEETKEQVMKMGEKLQGLQEEKHQLFLQLKKVLHEEEKRRRKEQSDITTLTSASYQPSLPMHAGQHLLSIQGNPVGHSRTGALLGERSKQLFPAAVLPARHYQTPSFSSGSAEHGQFSGGQGVHEPYGVAQAQHSSTYAPGPSVPVSFASSSQIRGASAFQAMQYLPHQQAGYPVHGHFTSQPGYIPGAGIPLQKQLEHANQQSGFTDAGALRPMHPPAMHPSASGLLPTPSMAVQIPTAKAPFQTSPQGAPRHSFLPHSQSGQRFYHHGK
- the gps2 gene encoding G protein pathway suppressor 2 isoform X2; the encoded protein is MPALLERPKLSNAMARALHKHIMREREQEEEVDKMMEQKMKEEEERKRTKEIEERMSLEETKEQVMKMGEKLQGLQEEKHQLFLQLKKVLHEEEKRRRKEQSDITTLTSASYQPSLPMHAGQHLLSIQGNPVGHSRTGALLGERSKQLFPAAVLPARHYQTPSFSSGSAEHGQFSGGQGVHEPYGVAQAQHSSTYAPGPSVPVSFASSSQIRGASAFQAMQYLPHQQAGYPVHGHFTSQPGYIPGAGIPLQKQLEHANQQSGFTDAGALRPMHPPAMHPSASGLLPTPSMAVQIPTAKAPFQTSPQGAPRHSFLPHSQSGQRFYHHGK